One Gossypium arboreum isolate Shixiya-1 chromosome 13, ASM2569848v2, whole genome shotgun sequence genomic window, TGCATGAAATCCATGATTCTGCACCCTACATTTACCCAAATAAGAAGCAAAGGGAAAAAGCTTGGCATTCAGAAATCAAATCAATGATCATTGAGGGGTTGAGGGAGTACCGTATCAAGAGAATCAGCTCCAAGATCAGAAAATTTTGATGCCCCAGTGACAGGTTCGTCACTTGACAAAGCTAGTTGTTTCCTTGCTATTTCGCACACCTTATCCACAGTCTCTGGTTTGGCCTGACCAATGACAATTAACCCAGGCATTAAAATCATGTTATTCACCAGAAGTATAACAATCATTTCTGCAAAAATGAACAGATCATTACTATCATGTTTGCAAATAAACCTACAAAAGATGCAGAGACATTTATGAATAAtgaatataaaaatacaaaaaaaatgtgAACCCCATTGTGTAGTCAGTAGCAT contains:
- the LOC108463347 gene encoding acyl carrier protein 2, chloroplastic-like, which codes for MIVILLVNNMILMPGLIVIGQAKPETVDKVCEIARKQLALSSDEPVTGASKFSDLGADSLDTVEIVMGIEEEFGVTIKEDNAQNITTVQDAADLIEKLCRAKGA